In one window of Pseudobdellovibrionaceae bacterium DNA:
- a CDS encoding sugar kinase, with amino-acid sequence MSEILVVGSVAYDSITTPSGYAEFTLGGSANYFSVAASLYSHVNVVGVVGEDYKDEDLQLLKSRDVSLEGLQQVAGKTFHWEGRYEGDMNDAITLETQLNVFEKFNPVIPDSYKKSPYVFLANIDPELQAEVLDQMEEPKLVGLDTMNFWIDSKIDSLKAILARVDVLLINEGEARKLADTHNTIQAVARLGHMGPKAVVVKRGEYGFVLYTDEKFFILPAFPVRQVIDPTGAGDTFAGGFFGYLSKMNGSWSVDDLKRACIQGVLLASYTVEDFGLGRLRQLDWAKVEKRFEEYMQVISYPHL; translated from the coding sequence ATGTCAGAAATACTAGTTGTTGGCAGTGTGGCCTATGATTCTATCACCACTCCTTCGGGGTATGCAGAATTCACATTGGGAGGATCAGCTAATTATTTTTCTGTGGCGGCCTCGCTTTATTCTCATGTCAATGTGGTGGGTGTTGTTGGCGAGGATTACAAAGACGAAGATTTGCAGTTACTAAAAAGCCGAGATGTTTCACTTGAGGGATTACAACAAGTGGCCGGAAAGACTTTTCATTGGGAAGGTCGGTATGAAGGTGACATGAATGATGCCATCACACTCGAGACTCAGCTCAATGTCTTTGAAAAGTTCAATCCAGTAATTCCAGATTCCTATAAAAAATCACCCTATGTGTTTCTTGCCAATATAGATCCTGAATTACAGGCAGAAGTATTAGATCAAATGGAAGAGCCAAAGTTGGTGGGTCTTGATACCATGAATTTTTGGATAGATTCTAAGATTGATTCTTTAAAGGCCATTTTGGCCCGGGTCGATGTGCTCCTCATCAATGAGGGAGAGGCTCGAAAGCTGGCAGACACTCACAATACGATTCAGGCTGTGGCTCGCTTAGGGCATATGGGGCCCAAGGCGGTGGTTGTAAAAAGAGGTGAGTACGGATTTGTACTTTACACCGACGAGAAGTTTTTTATTTTACCAGCATTTCCGGTGAGGCAAGTAATTGATCCCACTGGTGCCGGCGATACCTTCGCTGGTGGATTTTTCGGGTACCTTTCTAAAATGAACGGAAGCTGGAGTGTGGACGACCTCAAGAGGGCCTGCATCCAGGGCGTATTGTTGGCCAGCTATACAGTGGAAGACTTTGGTCTTGGAAGACTGCGCCAGCTAGACTGGGCCAAAGTGGAAAAACGCTTTGAAGAATATATGCAGGTGATATCTTACCCCCACCTATAG
- a CDS encoding GGDEF domain-containing protein: MSDDDKQDDEITQDKTSIVQSDTFKMRVAQANQAPPSLLLLVGPASAVGRQWPIEDTGRVVGRDVNSHIYVDDRSVSKAHAKLVLSGGEVSIIDLESTNKTVVNRAVLSPLTPCKLSNNDQIKMGNVIFKFLERGNIETVSAAQTFDRGHTDALTGINNRTGLYVRGTEMFKRSRLLGIPFTVITFDIDHFKKTNDTYLHTGGDFVLKELSHVIRDKLIREDDFFARSGGEEFCLLLLGSPLDRAKEIAERIRATIEHHEFNFEGQIIPVTISVGVSLSEPTDQTWEDTFERADKALYASKGSGRNRVTVAPI; the protein is encoded by the coding sequence ATGTCAGACGACGATAAACAAGATGATGAGATCACCCAGGATAAGACAAGTATTGTTCAAAGCGATACTTTTAAGATGCGAGTGGCTCAAGCCAATCAAGCGCCACCGAGTCTTCTTTTATTGGTTGGCCCAGCCAGCGCTGTAGGTCGTCAGTGGCCCATTGAAGACACCGGCCGTGTGGTCGGGCGGGATGTTAATAGTCATATCTATGTAGACGATCGCAGTGTGAGCAAGGCGCATGCAAAGCTCGTGTTATCCGGCGGCGAAGTTTCTATTATTGACCTTGAGTCCACTAATAAAACAGTTGTGAATCGAGCCGTATTGTCGCCATTGACTCCATGCAAGCTCAGCAACAATGATCAGATCAAGATGGGAAATGTGATTTTTAAGTTCCTAGAACGTGGCAATATCGAAACTGTATCGGCCGCTCAAACATTTGATCGTGGACATACAGATGCACTCACTGGGATCAATAACCGCACAGGCCTCTATGTTCGTGGGACAGAAATGTTTAAGCGCTCAAGGCTTCTGGGTATTCCGTTTACCGTAATTACCTTTGACATCGATCACTTTAAAAAGACAAACGATACTTATTTGCATACAGGCGGTGATTTTGTTCTGAAAGAGCTTTCTCACGTTATTCGCGATAAGCTCATTCGAGAAGATGATTTCTTTGCTCGCTCTGGGGGTGAAGAGTTTTGTTTGTTGTTGTTGGGCAGTCCGCTGGATCGCGCCAAAGAAATTGCCGAGCGGATCCGAGCCACGATTGAACACCACGAGTTTAATTTCGAAGGCCAAATTATACCTGTGACCATTTCTGTGGGTGTATCCTTAAGTGAACCCACTGACCAAACCTGGGAAGACACCTTTGAACGAGCCGATAAGGCCCTGTACGCCTCAAAAGGGAGCGGTCGCAACCGAGTAACAGTCGCCCCCATCTAA
- a CDS encoding aminopeptidase, translating into MVSVKEKSGVVLLAFITPLLPGCLATYLVKSSYEHVKILNARQEIQSVMQENKVAPAKKQKLQLALDARQFAEKNLGLTPTDNYTTYVDLDRPYVTWVLRAAPAYELKPHTWWYPIVGSMPYRGFYSEQEAHDAAKEFPKEKYDTYVRGVSAYSTLGWFDDPILSSMLRYRDHDLVNVIIHETVHATIFIKGHANFNESLATFLGNKGTELYYLEREGPNSKTVKVIRDENHDDQLFSQFIGHELKQLQAWYENTPELTIKSEKENRIQQIKDRFKNELQPKLLSQKYDQFTSRPLNNANLLSYKTYFHDLSDFEKLAIEFDGDFKKLIAACKKLEGTGDPAKELKNWIE; encoded by the coding sequence ATGGTTTCTGTAAAAGAAAAGTCTGGTGTTGTCCTTTTGGCTTTTATAACCCCTCTACTTCCTGGGTGTCTTGCAACCTACTTAGTGAAATCAAGTTATGAACACGTAAAAATCCTAAACGCTCGTCAAGAGATCCAATCGGTAATGCAAGAAAATAAGGTGGCTCCAGCTAAAAAACAAAAATTGCAACTGGCATTAGATGCTCGCCAATTTGCCGAGAAAAACCTGGGCCTTACACCCACAGATAACTACACAACTTACGTTGATCTCGATCGACCCTATGTGACCTGGGTGTTGCGAGCCGCACCAGCCTATGAACTTAAACCCCACACCTGGTGGTACCCCATTGTAGGCAGCATGCCCTATCGAGGGTTTTATTCGGAACAAGAAGCCCACGACGCTGCGAAAGAATTTCCAAAAGAAAAGTATGACACCTATGTGCGGGGGGTGTCGGCCTACAGCACCCTGGGATGGTTTGATGACCCTATTTTATCAAGTATGCTTCGCTACCGTGACCACGATCTTGTTAATGTCATTATTCATGAAACCGTACACGCCACCATATTTATTAAGGGTCATGCCAACTTCAATGAAAGCCTTGCCACCTTTTTAGGAAACAAAGGCACTGAACTTTACTACTTAGAACGAGAAGGACCTAATTCAAAAACAGTCAAAGTCATTCGGGACGAAAATCACGATGATCAACTTTTTTCACAGTTTATTGGCCATGAGCTTAAACAGTTGCAAGCTTGGTATGAAAACACGCCCGAGCTTACAATAAAGTCAGAAAAAGAAAATCGCATTCAACAAATAAAAGATCGCTTCAAAAACGAGTTGCAACCAAAACTACTCTCACAGAAGTACGATCAGTTTACGAGTCGGCCCCTCAATAATGCGAATTTGTTATCTTATAAAACCTACTTTCACGACCTCAGTGATTTCGAGAAACTAGCAATTGAATTCGACGGCGATTTTAAAAAACTCATCGCCGCCTGCAAGAAACTCGAGGGCACCGGCGACCCCGCCAAAGAACTGAAAAATTGGATTGAGTGA
- a CDS encoding sigma-70 family RNA polymerase sigma factor, producing the protein MKADHEIIDAVKSGDRAKFSVLVSRHQQAMMRLAVRMTRDWEQAEDIVQESFLKAFQKLNSFEGRSSFKSWLYQITLNTARNKLRRKNFDFIDISDVPLAVGPKVEKGMAQMDTQYMLRSEIEKLPSRQRMALELRIYEDLSFKEVAEIMDCPYDTAKANYRHALLKMRQELEGLDGFKYFSEFLSSSNGNYKGQYAEVD; encoded by the coding sequence ATGAAAGCTGATCATGAAATTATCGATGCAGTAAAAAGTGGGGACCGTGCGAAGTTTTCGGTTCTTGTGAGTCGCCATCAACAGGCCATGATGAGATTGGCCGTACGGATGACCCGGGATTGGGAGCAAGCGGAGGATATTGTGCAAGAGAGCTTCCTTAAGGCCTTTCAAAAACTCAATTCATTTGAGGGGCGCTCAAGTTTTAAAAGCTGGCTGTACCAAATCACTTTAAATACTGCCAGAAACAAGCTTCGTCGAAAAAACTTCGACTTCATTGATATTTCAGATGTGCCACTAGCCGTTGGACCCAAAGTTGAAAAAGGAATGGCGCAAATGGATACACAATATATGTTGCGATCTGAGATTGAAAAGCTGCCCAGTCGTCAACGCATGGCTTTAGAGTTGCGCATTTATGAAGATCTCAGTTTTAAAGAAGTGGCAGAGATTATGGATTGCCCCTACGACACGGCAAAGGCCAATTACCGTCATGCTCTATTGAAGATGCGGCAAGAGCTAGAGGGTTTAGATGGATTTAAGTACTTCAGTGAGTTTTTGAGCTCGTCGAACGGAAATTACAAAGGACAGTATGCGGAGGTGGATTGA
- a CDS encoding metallophosphoesterase, translated as MKRIKLVVSDLHLGVGRILEDGAMNSLEEFYFDDKFAEFLHYYTTGKYADYEVELILNGDIFNFLQVDFRGHFLSVITESVTLEKCQLIVKGHPVFFKAIKEFAAKDGNSVTIVVGNHDQGLLWPAVREYLNEATSTHIRYKNIVYFFDGVHIEHGNMHEAANRLDPRKFFLKKDLPEPILNLPFGSHFFLDLVLKLKERHPHIDKVRPFTAMVRWSLFNEPLFAIRGLILLFWYFFRSIFFSDPHRSFPFRRVLQVVLESAVFPDLGEAARKILKDDRINTVIFGHTHVYQYRQYGGGKEYFNTGTWTELTSLDIASLGKITKLTYVLLEYPEDDGRPRGRLKEWRGYHRIEEDLAI; from the coding sequence GTGAAACGGATTAAACTCGTCGTCAGCGATCTACATTTAGGAGTGGGTCGAATCCTCGAAGATGGAGCGATGAACTCCTTAGAAGAGTTTTATTTTGACGACAAGTTTGCAGAATTTCTCCATTACTACACCACGGGAAAATATGCAGACTATGAAGTGGAGCTTATCCTCAATGGCGACATTTTTAATTTTTTACAAGTCGACTTCAGAGGCCATTTTCTTAGTGTTATCACTGAGTCTGTGACTCTTGAGAAATGCCAACTTATCGTCAAAGGGCATCCGGTCTTTTTTAAGGCGATTAAGGAATTTGCCGCTAAAGACGGCAATAGCGTCACTATAGTTGTGGGCAACCATGATCAGGGCTTGCTGTGGCCAGCAGTAAGAGAATACCTCAACGAGGCCACGAGTACCCACATTCGTTACAAAAACATAGTTTACTTTTTTGATGGAGTGCATATTGAACATGGCAATATGCACGAGGCGGCCAATCGACTGGATCCCCGAAAATTCTTTTTAAAAAAAGATTTGCCAGAACCCATACTGAACCTGCCCTTTGGTTCACACTTTTTCTTGGATTTAGTACTCAAACTAAAAGAGCGACATCCGCACATAGACAAAGTCCGTCCCTTCACGGCGATGGTGCGGTGGTCGCTTTTCAATGAGCCCCTGTTTGCAATTAGAGGGTTGATACTGCTTTTTTGGTACTTCTTTCGGTCAATTTTCTTTTCAGACCCGCACAGATCTTTCCCGTTTCGAAGGGTGTTGCAGGTGGTGCTTGAGAGTGCCGTATTTCCTGATCTGGGCGAAGCGGCGCGAAAGATTCTGAAAGACGATCGTATCAACACGGTTATTTTTGGGCACACCCATGTGTACCAGTACCGTCAGTATGGCGGTGGCAAAGAGTATTTTAACACGGGAACGTGGACCGAACTGACGTCTTTGGATATAGCTTCTTTAGGCAAAATAACGAAGCTCACCTATGTTCTGCTTGAGTATCCGGAAGACGACGGCCGCCCACGGGGCCGCCTCAAAGAGTGGCGGGGCTATCACCGTATTGAAGAAGACCTGGCTATTTAG
- a CDS encoding Fic family protein, with translation MGLMYIWQKPDWPHFSWKMEELIPVLGRARQAQGRILVQAGLVGLEEHAEMIVEEAFSTAAIEGENIDRNLIRSSVAKRLGLPTAGLPPEGRHVDGLVELLMDATQNHREPLTTNRLHGWQAALFPTGFSGIQKIQVGRWRKGEDPMQVISGPPGREKIHFLAPPSSQVPTEMKVFLRWWQHPPKNLDGLLRAGIAHFWFVTIHPYEDGNGRIARAITDMALSQDEDSSRRLYSLSKQIVSERMEYYEVLEKSQKNECDITKWLQWFLETYTKAIHASEQTIKKATFIAKFWQHFSSHTLNGRQLKVVKKLLEAEPKGFEGGLTNKKYVSITKVSRETAKRDLVDLENKGLLKRNPGKGRSISYSLRLDFDR, from the coding sequence ATGGGTTTAATGTACATCTGGCAAAAACCAGATTGGCCACATTTTAGCTGGAAAATGGAAGAGCTGATCCCTGTCCTTGGTCGGGCTCGGCAGGCCCAGGGGCGTATTCTTGTACAGGCAGGGCTTGTCGGTCTTGAGGAACACGCCGAGATGATTGTCGAAGAAGCTTTTTCCACAGCAGCCATTGAGGGAGAGAATATCGACCGCAATCTTATCCGCTCTTCTGTGGCCAAAAGACTGGGGCTACCCACGGCGGGTTTACCGCCCGAGGGTCGCCATGTGGACGGCCTGGTTGAACTATTAATGGACGCCACCCAAAATCATAGAGAACCTCTGACAACAAACCGGCTTCATGGCTGGCAAGCCGCACTTTTTCCCACGGGATTTTCTGGTATTCAAAAGATTCAAGTGGGCCGATGGCGCAAAGGTGAGGACCCTATGCAAGTGATATCGGGGCCACCGGGCAGGGAAAAAATCCACTTCCTGGCACCACCCTCGAGCCAAGTACCAACGGAAATGAAAGTTTTTCTTCGTTGGTGGCAGCATCCACCGAAAAACCTCGACGGGCTTTTGCGCGCGGGCATTGCGCACTTTTGGTTTGTGACTATTCACCCCTACGAAGACGGCAATGGCCGAATAGCGCGAGCTATTACAGATATGGCACTTTCACAAGATGAAGATTCTTCCCGCCGCCTCTACAGTTTATCCAAACAAATTGTGTCTGAGAGAATGGAATATTATGAAGTGCTTGAAAAGTCTCAAAAGAATGAATGTGATATTACCAAATGGCTTCAATGGTTTCTTGAAACGTATACCAAGGCCATTCATGCCTCTGAACAAACTATAAAAAAAGCCACATTTATCGCCAAGTTTTGGCAACATTTTAGTAGCCACACGCTCAATGGCCGACAACTAAAAGTGGTAAAAAAACTCCTCGAAGCTGAACCCAAGGGATTTGAAGGTGGCTTAACCAACAAAAAATATGTCAGCATTACAAAGGTCAGCCGCGAAACGGCTAAGCGTGATCTGGTCGACCTTGAGAACAAGGGACTTCTTAAACGAAACCCAGGCAAAGGGCGCAGCATTAGCTATTCCTTACGACTAGACTTTGACCGATGA
- a CDS encoding GGDEF domain-containing protein produces MKIVFVGHKSSLSMGFSEALQASSWPLLMLSPGPDLDREISNGEVALLVFAPTGKPEDWQQCHSILAKYPLLPAIYIMPNDHLFLKQTDVRAHRVVIKPLTRIHSFLNRVGELFQLGEHLMKNSKSSSNQAVVGQSFSMYNLDHVIDRVLADVASLSGATNAFWISAMALSGVVQKSLVVSETWPELDLNRRNLVRAHQDFQMDELSTTLQKFSQKSAQAASVQLQTVNEKGQSHLLVPVLDRSFGQPLAFVLLTQVAYQNLQQVAKTVEDRLNEYALIIDYSHKYQWALDQSYIDHLSGLYNDRYLRFALPEVVEHAKITQQKFAVLFMDVDYFKNVNDRNGHVVGSKVLRGIGDVVKSCLGHNDIAFRYGGDEYVVLSLGADVKKSQRQAEAIRQKIEQTPFTIDGQVLNVTVSIGLAVFPDHAQTTERIIQMADEAMYCGKNGSRNIVYVAS; encoded by the coding sequence ATGAAAATTGTTTTTGTTGGGCACAAATCAAGTTTAAGCATGGGGTTTTCTGAGGCCTTACAGGCCTCGTCGTGGCCGCTGCTTATGCTATCGCCGGGACCCGACCTGGACCGTGAAATCTCCAATGGCGAAGTGGCCCTATTGGTTTTTGCGCCAACCGGAAAGCCTGAGGATTGGCAACAGTGCCACTCCATTTTGGCGAAGTACCCACTGTTGCCCGCCATATATATAATGCCGAATGATCATTTGTTTTTAAAACAAACCGATGTGAGGGCTCATCGTGTGGTGATCAAACCACTCACCCGGATTCACAGTTTTTTAAATCGAGTGGGTGAGCTGTTCCAGTTGGGTGAACATTTGATGAAGAATTCGAAGAGTTCATCGAATCAAGCCGTAGTTGGCCAAAGTTTTTCAATGTACAATCTGGATCACGTAATTGATCGAGTGCTGGCGGATGTGGCCAGTCTCTCAGGTGCCACAAATGCTTTTTGGATAAGTGCGATGGCCCTTTCGGGTGTGGTGCAGAAATCATTGGTGGTTTCGGAAACTTGGCCAGAGCTGGATTTGAATCGCAGAAATCTTGTGCGAGCTCATCAGGACTTCCAAATGGATGAACTTTCGACGACTCTGCAAAAGTTTTCTCAAAAGTCCGCTCAAGCAGCGTCAGTGCAGCTGCAAACGGTGAATGAAAAGGGTCAAAGTCATTTGTTGGTTCCAGTGTTGGATCGATCTTTTGGGCAACCCTTAGCCTTTGTTTTGCTAACCCAAGTGGCTTATCAAAACCTTCAGCAGGTGGCAAAAACGGTAGAAGATCGACTCAATGAGTATGCTCTCATTATCGACTACAGTCATAAATACCAATGGGCTCTTGATCAGAGTTACATTGATCATTTATCAGGTTTATATAATGACCGGTATTTGCGGTTTGCGTTGCCAGAGGTCGTTGAGCACGCCAAGATTACACAACAGAAATTTGCAGTCTTGTTTATGGATGTGGACTATTTTAAGAACGTCAATGATCGCAATGGCCATGTGGTGGGATCGAAAGTTCTACGAGGCATAGGAGATGTGGTGAAATCGTGCCTTGGCCACAATGATATCGCCTTTCGCTACGGCGGGGACGAGTATGTAGTACTCAGTTTGGGTGCAGATGTGAAAAAGTCACAAAGGCAAGCCGAGGCCATTCGTCAGAAGATTGAACAAACTCCGTTCACCATTGACGGTCAGGTACTAAATGTGACAGTTAGTATTGGTTTGGCGGTTTTTCCAGACCATGCCCAAACAACAGAACGGATTATTCAAATGGCTGATGAAGCCATGTATTGCGGTAAGAACGGCAGTCGCAACATAGTCTACGTTGCAAGTTAG
- a CDS encoding glucose-6-phosphate isomerase has protein sequence MIRLENTTVKTEPQLLTKSSKGFDQLLQRKDIGFFNMPGRNEYWVESAVKGDDLRSRYTTLCVLGMGGSSLGTRAIYDALHDPSDGRKLMFFDNIDAVYFWQQMAQLPDLEKVHWLIVTKSGSTLETLAMANFVNQSLNEKGLQLARHCTVISETKSSPVVEWAREHDVSVLEIPEDVGGRFSVLTPVGLLPARFMGIDIGELRTGAQWALEQKSLVSELSAQSLQSFERDEWITLQWSYSNQLQAFGFWWQQLWAESLAKKVGESENPVPRVSSPFSCLGPRDQHSILQQVFEGFGDKFIWFMRVEEAEKYGPQLRQSQFSGQDYTLNRGLGEIMAAQLKATRQSLAEVGVQSLTLEVSKVDPQTLGALFMLNELVVGTLGQCLGINAYDQPGVEVGKRLAKQFMQMGH, from the coding sequence ATGATTCGATTGGAAAACACAACAGTTAAAACAGAACCCCAGTTGTTGACAAAATCTTCGAAGGGTTTTGATCAGTTGCTACAGCGCAAGGACATTGGTTTTTTTAATATGCCCGGTCGCAACGAATATTGGGTTGAAAGTGCAGTGAAAGGCGATGACCTAAGGTCTCGATATACGACGCTGTGTGTGTTAGGGATGGGTGGAAGCAGTCTGGGTACTCGGGCCATTTATGACGCTTTACACGACCCTTCTGATGGCCGCAAGCTGATGTTTTTTGACAATATTGATGCGGTTTATTTTTGGCAGCAGATGGCGCAGTTGCCAGATTTGGAAAAAGTGCACTGGCTGATTGTCACTAAAAGTGGGTCGACTCTTGAAACTTTGGCCATGGCCAACTTCGTGAATCAATCTTTGAATGAGAAAGGCCTTCAGCTCGCTCGTCATTGCACAGTCATCTCAGAAACGAAATCCAGTCCCGTAGTGGAGTGGGCCCGAGAACATGATGTTTCTGTGCTTGAAATTCCAGAGGACGTGGGCGGGCGATTTTCAGTATTAACTCCGGTGGGTTTATTGCCAGCCCGTTTTATGGGTATTGATATTGGCGAGCTAAGGACCGGGGCCCAATGGGCCCTAGAGCAGAAGTCGCTGGTCAGTGAGCTGTCTGCACAGAGTCTGCAAAGTTTTGAGAGAGACGAGTGGATCACATTGCAGTGGTCTTATTCTAATCAACTGCAGGCTTTTGGATTTTGGTGGCAGCAGCTTTGGGCTGAGTCGCTGGCAAAGAAAGTGGGCGAGAGTGAAAATCCGGTGCCTCGGGTGAGTTCGCCGTTTAGTTGTTTGGGACCTCGCGATCAACACTCCATTTTGCAGCAGGTGTTTGAGGGCTTCGGAGACAAGTTTATCTGGTTTATGCGGGTAGAGGAAGCCGAGAAGTATGGGCCTCAACTTAGACAATCCCAGTTTTCGGGTCAGGACTATACCTTGAATCGAGGTTTAGGAGAAATAATGGCAGCCCAGTTAAAAGCCACCCGTCAATCCTTGGCTGAAGTCGGGGTGCAAAGTCTCACGCTGGAAGTATCGAAAGTCGATCCCCAAACATTGGGTGCTCTTTTTATGCTCAATGAGTTGGTGGTCGGTACTTTGGGACAGTGTCTAGGAATCAATGCCTATGACCAGCCAGGTGTCGAAGTCGGTAAACGTCTAGCAAAGCAGTTTATGCAAATGGGGCATTGA
- a CDS encoding PhoH family protein produces MGIQFVYLKSVLLSFLVLFGLSSVSLPTYAKDDDKCRTLLSEPVEWAGKIVVLDTNVLLDDPRAIYHFPGAEVIIPLVVLEELDSKKTLQEMIGKNAREFSRMLDRLRQQGPLVDGIDLGNGAKIKVSYIKDQSTENLPYEFGFSKMDNQILRLVKELDKSQPNKVHLISKDTNIRLKADVLGIPAYEYSASTGAMTSQIDRLPSGAHKVTISGKQWENYKDTGRMAPPEDLELAPNEFVLFDIEGREEISLASLEGADRIARYNPHKKALVPLNMTEMKKLAIDPKNLEQVMALELLLNDDIKLVNLSGKAGTGKTFLSLAAALQKVLLDSHSEYDGLMIARHIIPMGKDPGALPGTIEDKVGPFLKPFYDNLAQILEYIALKEDNHNEYAPGQPESSKQARRRKRRQQKVLRQHRYDAQNSDFRGNGPDGDNELTSVDNLIKLGVVSMEPLSYIRGRSIPNKILIIDEAQNLEPHEVKTILTRAGENTKIILLGDLGQIDTPYLTAVTSGFAEVIRRSRDSEISSHIELKKGERSRLADEATDWFK; encoded by the coding sequence GTGGGTATTCAATTTGTTTACTTAAAATCGGTCTTGTTGAGTTTTTTAGTCCTGTTTGGCCTTTCTTCTGTATCTTTGCCAACATACGCAAAAGACGACGACAAATGTCGAACCCTTCTTTCTGAACCCGTTGAGTGGGCCGGTAAAATTGTGGTTCTAGACACCAACGTATTGTTGGATGATCCCCGTGCGATTTATCACTTTCCGGGAGCTGAGGTAATCATCCCGTTGGTTGTTCTTGAGGAGCTAGATAGTAAAAAAACTCTGCAAGAAATGATCGGCAAAAATGCCCGTGAATTTTCGCGTATGTTGGATCGGCTCCGCCAGCAGGGCCCACTTGTGGATGGCATTGACCTCGGCAATGGCGCCAAAATCAAAGTGTCTTATATCAAAGACCAATCCACAGAAAACCTGCCTTATGAATTTGGGTTCAGCAAGATGGACAACCAAATCCTTCGACTGGTGAAAGAGCTCGACAAGAGCCAGCCTAACAAAGTGCACCTCATCTCAAAAGACACAAACATACGCCTAAAGGCCGATGTCTTAGGCATTCCTGCTTATGAATATAGCGCCAGTACCGGAGCCATGACCAGCCAAATTGACCGCCTGCCCAGCGGCGCACACAAGGTCACAATAAGCGGTAAACAATGGGAGAACTATAAGGATACGGGAAGAATGGCTCCGCCCGAAGACTTAGAGTTGGCGCCGAATGAATTTGTACTTTTTGACATCGAAGGTCGCGAAGAGATTTCTTTGGCTTCACTTGAGGGCGCCGACAGGATCGCCAGGTACAATCCCCACAAAAAAGCGCTCGTTCCTCTAAACATGACCGAGATGAAAAAACTGGCCATTGACCCGAAGAATTTAGAACAGGTCATGGCTTTAGAGCTTTTGCTTAATGATGACATTAAGCTTGTAAACCTGTCTGGAAAAGCCGGTACGGGAAAAACCTTTTTGTCACTAGCTGCGGCCCTTCAAAAAGTGCTACTCGACTCTCACTCAGAGTACGACGGCCTGATGATTGCTCGACATATTATACCCATGGGTAAAGATCCGGGAGCACTGCCTGGTACTATCGAAGACAAGGTCGGTCCGTTTTTAAAACCCTTCTATGATAACCTGGCTCAAATCTTAGAGTACATTGCTCTTAAAGAGGACAACCACAATGAATACGCTCCTGGCCAGCCCGAGTCCTCAAAACAGGCTCGCCGTAGAAAACGCCGACAACAAAAGGTCTTGCGCCAACATCGGTATGACGCCCAAAATTCAGATTTTAGAGGCAATGGCCCTGATGGGGATAACGAACTGACCTCTGTGGACAATTTAATCAAGTTGGGTGTGGTGTCTATGGAGCCTCTGTCGTACATTCGTGGTCGCAGTATTCCGAACAAAATACTGATTATTGATGAAGCTCAAAACTTAGAGCCCCACGAAGTGAAAACAATTTTAACCCGTGCCGGGGAAAATACTAAAATCATCTTGTTGGGAGATCTTGGGCAAATTGATACACCTTATTTAACTGCAGTAACTAGTGGTTTTGCTGAAGTGATTCGGCGATCGCGGGACTCAGAAATATCGTCCCACATCGAACTTAAAAAAGGCGAACGCTCGCGCCTTGCTGACGAGGCCACCGACTGGTTTAAATAA
- a CDS encoding outer membrane beta-barrel protein — MKLFVHNALIYSRSFGKFFLPFFAVQFLLLPSAFAGLMEISGSINYKASRFDDANYQQSNSYTGSISYYFWDMSALELSYTDGLSELSAQATSDLQRIYKTQFQMTGLDLVISFASRKQPVQPYIKLGAAYLEKNLYLEVPSEGSRIKTGDQHGTVPSAGIGIKIRLSDTFSIKIGGETWSSPQNEDTTEPVTWDYAGRAGLSWFL, encoded by the coding sequence ATGAAACTTTTCGTTCACAATGCTCTGATTTATTCTCGCTCTTTCGGTAAATTTTTTCTGCCTTTTTTTGCTGTTCAATTTTTGCTGCTGCCGTCTGCATTTGCTGGGTTGATGGAAATCAGTGGGTCCATCAACTACAAGGCTTCACGTTTTGATGATGCCAACTACCAACAATCAAACTCTTACACTGGCTCGATTTCTTACTATTTTTGGGATATGTCGGCTCTAGAACTCAGTTACACCGATGGCCTTTCTGAACTCAGTGCCCAAGCCACTTCTGACTTACAGCGAATTTACAAAACACAATTTCAGATGACAGGTCTTGATCTTGTGATTTCGTTTGCTAGTCGCAAGCAACCCGTTCAGCCGTATATAAAATTAGGCGCCGCTTACCTCGAAAAAAATCTTTATCTCGAAGTACCCAGCGAGGGCAGTCGAATTAAGACTGGTGATCAACACGGTACCGTTCCAAGTGCTGGGATAGGGATTAAGATTCGTTTATCTGATACGTTTTCTATCAAGATCGGTGGTGAGACTTGGTCAAGCCCTCAAAATGAAGACACCACAGAACCGGTCACCTGGGACTATGCGGGGCGAGCTGGCTTATCATGGTTTCTGTAA